A stretch of DNA from Ammospiza nelsoni isolate bAmmNel1 chromosome 10, bAmmNel1.pri, whole genome shotgun sequence:
TAGAAGATTGGAGAAATTTTTGTGGCTGGAGGTCAGGGTGGTGCTGAGTTCAaaccctgctctgtgtcctcaTGTTCTCTGTGGGTCTCTCATCCCACATGGTGGGATACAGGTATCCCATTTGGGCTGGTGCTGTCTTGGCAGCTATGGCTGAAGTTTAGGGCTAAATGTGGATGCATCCTCACATCTTTGGGGCCAGGTGGATATCACCTGAGACGCTACCAAGAAGAGATGTTTATTTGCCTATGAAAATAATGGCAAACTCCCAGGACTCTCTCACTACTCCTTGTACAGAAAATGGGGTTCACCAGCGTTGCAAACCTGTGAGGTCCAGGCCTGCCCACATGGATTTCCTGCACTGTCCATAGGCTCTGAAGCTCTGTAGCTGCATCTTCTGACAGAGGGATCTGGCCAGAGAGCCCTGGGGGTGGGGACAATTGCCTGTACACAGCACAAAGCTTTGGTGTCAGGGAAACGCTGCCTCAATCGCTGTGCCTTTTTCCTGCCTCGGAGGGAAGTTCCCTGGAGTGTGGGTGAGGTTTGCAGATGGGCAGCACATGCAGAGGACACCAGCTGAGATCTTGTCCTTTGCCCCCTCCTTCCAGTTCCCTAGCAAGCATTTCCTAAGAATGCGAGTGAAGGGATGCGGGACCAAGCGAAACAAATGACCTGGCAAGGGCTTGGCATGCGTGGAGTATCGTGGCTATTGCTTGCGAAAGACCCGAGTCTGGAGCACATTAAACAATAACAACAAGAAGAAAGGGAGCCGCggtggcagcaggcagcttAGTCACTCATCTCTCCAGCTCTGGGTCCAGAAATGTCCATCTCTCTGAGGAGCCTGTTTTCTGCTCCACCCAGTCCACGTAGTTGGAGACCTTGGTGTACACACCGTACACCTGCTTGCTGCCGCACTCCTCCGGGCCGCCCCACGAGACCAGCCCTTGGGCCACCCACCTCCGCGTTCCCGGGTCCTGGATGACGAAGGCTCCCCCACTGTCCCCCAGACAAGTGTCCTTGCCCCCCTCGTAGTAACCAGCACAGAACATGTTCTCGGTCACGCTGTAGTTGCCCGAGCGCGACTCGTAGCTGGTCTTGCACTCGGCGTGCAGCACCACGGGCAGTTTGACATACTGCAGGATGTCAGACAGGGTCCTCATGCCTGAGCTGATGATCTCGTCCACTGTGATGTTGGGGTTGGAGATCCCCCAGCCAGCCACCAGCCCCAGCGTGTTGGGGTGAGGCCCCTCCAGCTCGTGCTCAAACTGGGGCAGGCAGACAGGCATGACGTACTTCCCCATGgtcaccttctccttcagcttcaCCAGTGCGATGTCGTGGTTGTAGTTCTGGATGTCAAACTCCTCGTGGAGGATGATCCTCTCCACCGTCCTGTTGACAGCTTCCATCTTGTTCCTCACGTCGTGAAGGGCCAGGTAGACGGTGACGTGCTCCTTGGAGACGGGGATGACGGTGTTGTCCCGCCGCTGGGACCGCAGCACGTGGGCGGCCGTCAGCACCCAGGACTCTGAGAGCAGCGCCCCGCTGCCGAACCATTTGTCGTTGGGCACCCGGGACATGTCCTCCACCACAATCAGGGCCTGCCAGGGGAAGAAGCCGGGCTCCGCGTTCCGCCCGCCGATGATGCGCTTGATGATGCCGGGCAGAGGACGAGCCGGCCGGCCACACACTGGGGACAGAAGGGACAGCACAGTTACCTCCAGCTTATTTATCTAGGGAACAAATGAAAGGGGCTGTGTGGCTGGTTATCTCCAAACCAAACACTCTCTTTTgtcctttttggttttgtttttctttccattttcagtttCTTGAGGGATTTGGCTAGATCCACACCACTTCAGATGCAGAAAGGCCAAATGAGTAATCTTACAGCCTCACTGTGACCTGTGAGCTCAACCAGCCCTTCACAGACCTTTCAGGCACTTGCTTGGCTCCTGCTCAGTGTGCCAAGAGACCCAGGGGAATGATGGTGGGAGGACTGGAGCTTGACATCAACCCAGTCTCACCCCTCACTGAGACCTGTCATGAGGTCTGTGCTCTCACAGCCATGGCATTtgccctcctggagctgctgtggctggagaaGGCTCAGCCATGGGATGTTGCCTAGCACCATGGGCTTTACTCCTGCGTCTCATCAGCCACAATTCTGGCAGCCAAACCAGAAGCTCTCTGCTCAGCTCTTCAACAGACCAGAATTAATGCCTGAAGAACCCTGACATGGTGCCTGCTTTGCTCCCAGAGCTTTATCTAGGCACAGTGTTAGGAGGGTGAGGGAATCAGGATGTTGAAGGTGGCTCTGAAAGGTTGGACAGGGTAGGGAGGGACAATTCTGTCCCTAGGAAATTTAAGCCTTGGGATATGGCTGTTGGTGGTAGGGCTGATTCCTGCCTGTGGCAGCACTGTGGAACAGGACTCAGGTGGCTTGGCAATGCTAATATCACTGGGAGGTTGTGGGAGCCTATTTGGGCATGTCCTATATCTGAAAGAGTCCTGAATCACAGCAACTCAGGTGCAGGTCTCATCCCTCTCagtctgcaaaaaaaccccagatccTCCATGGAAAGTGCTGGGACTCTGCCTCAATGCCACCTGTGCTGTGAGGATGCAAAGCCCCACAACCAGAGGCTCTGACCCCTCAGGGTGGTGGGGTCAGGGTGAGAATCAGTCTTGGGACCAGGGCAGGAGCACTGGAAGCTGCTACTGCGGATTTGTTGAGGCTGGGGTCTGTATCTTGGAAAAATGTAATTCTAGCAGGGAGGGAACATGGTGAATGTGTCTCTGCATGTGCTCCACACCCCTGCCTTTCCCAGTgctgaaaggaataaaaaacaTGCTCAGGAAAAGAATtcctgtgtcccagcccagctgctctgctgcaccgAAGCCGATGGCTGTCCCAGGGAGATGCTTTTAGAGGAAGTGCATGCAgccaaatatttattaaattacaTATCAAAAATGCTGACCAGGCTGCAAATGCTCCCACTAATGGCAGAGGCAGGCATGGAGCAGAGGTTCCTGGAAGAGAGGTTCCTATTGATGGGGAGGTGCGTGAGACACGGGAAGATCTGAAGAGCAGCTGGCCAGCTGCTGCCGGCAGATGCCGATCTCAGGAGAGTGTGACCCTCTCTCTgggattttccattttcctgaaGTCTCTCTGACTCCTGTCACTAATCACAAGGCCTGGAAATGGCCCATGAAAGCAGCTATGGCCCCAAAGCTGTCCCCGTATGCTCCCAGCTCAAATTAGTTCAGGCTGAAACATCAAGCAGAgatgcagagagcagctgccacaacaagagcagccacagccctggtCTTGGAGTTTTGTGGGATGCAGGGAGTCTTAGGAGTCCTTTCTCTAGCCTTGCAGTGTCTCAGCATGGCTGGAGAGCAGATACCCTCCATGGGGTTGGGCCAGTGTCTGAACCCAGGCTGgttgcagctgcagctgctgcatggCATGGATGCCTGCACCTCTCTGGAGAGccatccctgcacatcccacTACAGCCCACACCCAAACTGCCTCCAGGCCCCTGACGTGCTAGCCAGTCTGGCCCCATGCTTGGCCATGGCCACAAACTCCCAGAGACTTTTGTTTAATCCCAAGCAGGTGCCTGGCCTGGAAACTTGCTGGCTGCAAACATTTCTGCCACTGCTCAAAGACTTGGGACATTTCCTTCCCTGTAaagcagtttgtttttttctggaaggCTTGAAGAGGTGGTAATTGCTACTGGATGTGTACACACTGCCAACAGGAGTTGGCAGCCAGGTAATGCTCTGCTCTTAGCTAAAACCATctccagggatgctggcagctgagcaTGGCCAGGGGGCTGCTGGAGTGGGGAGCTTGAGGAGCCCTGACAGCTGGGATGGCTGtgaccccagtgccaccactgcACCCTGACCCCCTGGGCCTGCTGGGGTAGCAGGAAGCCTCTGTCCCCACCACCCTGCTGGCCATGCACTGTGGCACTTGGGTATGTACAGCTGGCACTGTCACCAGGAGCAGGGTTCTTGCATGGCAGCAtgccctccctgtgtccctgctctgcacccCTGGCTGTGTGAAGCCACCCCTGCACAGTACCTGGTCTGCAGGATGGCAGCTTGGTCCCTAGCTCCTCACTCCTCCACTGCCCCAGCGCATCGCACGTGTAGGTGGCTGCAAGAGAGCAAAGTGTTAGCTGGGCTCTGGTCCTGGCATGAGGGATTGTCTTTTCCAGTGAGGAGACCTTGCCTGGCTGTCAGGGCCCTTTGAACCCTTTTTCAGAGCAGGAAGTGACCTCCCTTTTAATGCCCTTGGCCATGGTAGCCCTGCCCCCATGCAGGGACATGTCTCCATCCTCAGTTTCATTGCCTGGAGCTGTCTGGAGGGCTGTGCTATGgcctcagcctctgctggcagctgcctccATACAAAAATGCTGCCAATGCCCATTCTGATAATTCATATGTGATGCTGGGACCATATGCAGGGAGATAAAAGCAGGAAGACAAGAATGTGAAGAATTCTTTTGGCTTTGGTTGctgagggaggagaagggagaagggctgggctgtgaaTGCACCCTTTCTAATGTCCAGAACTGCGTCTGGAGGGTACACAGAATTGTGATAATGATAAACCAACCTGTGGTTTTTCTTGGTTGTGGACCAAGGGGGATGGCAGGAAAAACTCAGTCTGATATGATCCCACCACTATCTGTTCAGCTTGTTCTGTGCTGAACACTTGGGTACTGGAATGAGAAGCCTTGCAGAGTCCTTCCAGAGGCTACTCAACCTGGTACTCTCTCTAGCAGCAGCTCCTttcacagacacacagaaaattttgtagtctgcagggagcagatggCAGGGCGAGAAGGCAGAATGCAAAACAGACACTCACACCGCTCTGCTGAGGCTGTGAAACACCCAGGCAAAgcggccagcagggccagctccaTCCTACCTCATTTGTCCAGTCTGACAGTCCAGGCAGGGCAGACACAGGGCTTGGTATGTGCAGGCTACATCCACAGCCTGCTGTTTGCAGAACACCCTGGAgctgccatcccagctccccctcTTGCATCCCACGTGCCCACCCTGGCTGTGCCGTGGGGACGTGGCCTGGCCCCACTGCTCACCGGTGCTGTTGGGGGCCATGTGGTAGTAGGGGTGCTGGCAGTGGTACTGGATGGATGCCTGGTAGGTGGTCAGGTTGTTCCTGGTGGAGAAGGTGACAAAGCCATGCTCCAGCTCTGGCGGCGCCTTGCAGTCAGCAACTGAAAGCCAACACAGAAGAGGGGGTTGGACcctgtgctgtggtttggggTGTTCAGCCAGCCAGCAGGCAGGTAGTGCTGGGCTCTGGCCTGGGATGGTGCTCTTGGGGGGCAGACCAAGGGCCTGTATGGTGCTGTGTCCCTTTtctctgtggcactgcagggggctctggcctggcagggcaggctggccCTGTGAAACCCTGCCATGGCCACCCTGCACAGACAGAGCACACGAGTGGCACCAGGAACACCAGCAGCCTGTCCCACCCATAGGCTGTGTGACCAACACTCACACTGGTGGAGACCCCAGGCCCAGGAGCCCCTTCATGAGGGGTCAAGATCTCTCTGCTGCCCCACTGGGAGGGGAAGAAGCCTGTCCTGGCAGGTGAGATGGTCCCAGAGTGTGTCTTTGCACTGCTGAAgtgtgcagggagaggcaggcagTGATTCACCAGCTGTGCCTCAGGGGTGCTCCTCTATGTACAAGGCTttgctgagagcacagccctgtccttCCTGCTCTGGTTTTGCTCACCAAGAGCTCATGAGCATTTATAGATCAGGTGAACAGCCCTGGGTCCTGGCTGTCCTGTGACAGCAGGAGATGAAGGACATGGACAGTGTGGCTTGGCTGGTCTGCAGGCAAGGGGGAGGCCAGTACATGTGGGTGAGACCAAACTCCTCCATCCCCCAAGACATCAGCAGGGTTGGCTCTGCTTTACCAGTCCCTGGTGTTGACTCAGGGTGGGATTGAGGAGAAGAATTTTGCCCTTCCCCATGGCCTGTCCATGGTTCCCTTTCTCCCCATGACCTCCCAGAGTGTTCTGCCCTCTCCCCATGGCTTGTCCCCTGTATTAGGTTAGTGCCAAACACTCAAGGGAGGGCCCCAGGCTGTGGGAGGGTTCATCTGCCAAGTCCAGGAGTCACCTCCTTGGAGCTGAGCCTCCCTCCCACGTGGGCAGCTCACAGCACATTCAGGTGATGCTGTGCAGCCTTCCCCTCCCCATCCTGGGtgagctgccccaggggaggGCAGGAACCAGAGTCTGATACTGCCAGGAAATGCAGCGCTGTGCAGCTGGGTTCTGCTGTGTTTAGGATGAGGGGCTGAGTAGGGAAACAGTGACTTTGCAGTAAGTCACAGTGACTTTGCAGTAAGCAGGTCCTGTGGGTCAGGGATGATGTGAGGTCTGTTGGTTCCCATGTGCTCTAGGATGTGAAGGGAACGAGGAGAGTACTCTTAACTGATCCAGGCTAACAAAGAGAGAATTCACTGGACACAGTAGCTGGAACCAGGGATATGGTCCACTGCTCGAGATTGTCTAATTCCTTGGGTGAAAAAAGCCTGATTTATGGCAAAATACTGCAGCTCACCATTCCCCAGGATCCCCTTCACTGTCTGTAGAGACAGCAAGTGATGGGATGAGTGTGTAGGTGCAGGCAGGCTGGGTGGAGACTCTGGGTTTTCTTGCAGGAAAGAGGGAATGAATGTCAGGGGACCACCCTGaccacctctgctctgggactgtttatggctgcagggcagcattCACAGGCCTGCACAGCCCATCtcatccctgtgtgtccctcagACCTGGGCAGGCCTGATCCCTGGAGAATGGGCTCTTGCAGAGAGGTGTTGCTGCACCAGTGTCCCAGGTCCTGCTGAAAGCGTGAGGGGAGGGCATTCCTTCTGTGAGCCTTTCTAGAGTTTTTCCTCAGGAAAGGGGCCATTTAGCATCTCTGTCTTTGTAGGACCAGAAGTGGACTGATGTCCCCAACAcacatctcctcctcctctccctctcgTTCACATCCCTGCACCCTCCTAGAGGAGCCTCCAATGCCTCAGGGAGAACAGTGTGCGTGCCCATGGTTCCTGGGGATATGAATGGGGCCAGATACCAGGTCTGGCCTCCTTGAGCTCCTTGGGCAGTCAGCCTGAGGCCAGGCTgtcctcacctctgccaggCCAGCCACGGGGAGCAAAGGGGAAGTGAAGGAACATCCATCCCCCTGTCTTGGTgcctgcaggacagggctggtgATGCCAACCCATCCTCCAGGCCTTCTTGTCCAGAGGGTCTGAAAGGCACCAGGACTcttggagagaggaggggaaggagtgTTTCTTATTTGCAACACTGGGCCAGTGAGGAAGGACACAGTGGGAGACTGAATCCAACCCACCAACCCAGCAACCGGGCGGCCGTGCCACAGTCCTTGCACAGCTGCCTTGGAGGGGGAGCCAGGGCGGCCCAGGAGTCCGAGCGCAGAGGGAGGGATGCAGAAatgctgggagccagcagcagcagcacgtgGTGCCCAGGCAGtggtgctggggcaggtgggccccCTTCCCTGGGGCAGTGTGTCAGTGGCAAAGGGGGGCTCGGCGTCCCTTTCCTTCACCCTTCTCGAGACGGAGTTAAGAAAGCACCAGGCGCGAGGGTTAAGAGTGCCATGCCGGTTAGACAAGCCACAGAGATGGATTTGGCAGCCAGGCCAGTGGAAAGGGAACCTGCCCTGGGTACGGGACAGATCAGAGGGGCATCGAGGCAGGCTGCCCGTCGGGGCGGCACGGCCGGCGCCAGCCTCACGCGGCCACTCGCTCCGAGCCGGCTCTTCCCTCTGTCTGGTTGTCGGCTCTATCTGCAGCTGCACCGAAAGCACAGTGgaaggaggagagcagagagagaaagcCCAATTAGTAGATGAGCGGAGAGAGACATGCAGGAAACCCAGCCCCCAAAACACCAGAAATTGTTAATGAGCTCCCAGCGAGCTGAGCCAGGGTGGATGCCAGCGGAGCCACGGCCCTGCTGGGGACCCCCTCACTCTgctcagccagggcagcctgggggtgATGGCTGGGAGAAGCTGTCACAGGTTTCTGTTTAGCCTCTGCAGGCTATGGAGCGGGATTTTATCCACTTTGCTGAGAAGTTTTCTATTTTCTGCATTGTTTGTGCCCTGCCTCGCACAGACATCCCAGG
This window harbors:
- the MASP1 gene encoding mannan-binding lectin serine protease 1 isoform X1, with amino-acid sequence MRYPLAWPLCALLLCVADAVELTDMFGEIQSPNFPDSYPSDSEMTWNISVPDGFKIKLYFMHFDLESSYLCEYDYVKIETEDQELATFCGRETTDTEQAPGQQVILSPGPYMGLTFRSDFSNEERFTGFDAHYTAVDVDECQEKSDEELACDHYCHNYIGGYYCSCRFGYILHSDNRTCKVECSDNLYTQRSGVITSADFPSPYPKSSDCLYRIELEEGFFITLNFEDSFDVEDHPEVTCPYDHIKIQAGQKEFGPFCGEKSPGRIETQTNSVQIRFHSDNSGENRGWKLSYTAVGNPCPLVQPPINGKIEPSQAKYTFKDQVVISCNTGYKVLKDNVESDSFQIECLKDGTWSNKIPICKIADCKAPPELEHGFVTFSTRNNLTTYQASIQYHCQHPYYHMAPNSTATYTCDALGQWRSEELGTKLPSCRPVCGRPARPLPGIIKRIIGGRNAEPGFFPWQALIVVEDMSRVPNDKWFGSGALLSESWVLTAAHVLRSQRRDNTVIPVSKEHVTVYLALHDVRNKMEAVNRTVERIILHEEFDIQNYNHDIALVKLKEKVTMGKYVMPVCLPQFEHELEGPHPNTLGLVAGWGISNPNITVDEIISSGMRTLSDILQYVKLPVVLHAECKTSYESRSGNYSVTENMFCAGYYEGGKDTCLGDSGGAFVIQDPGTRRWVAQGLVSWGGPEECGSKQVYGVYTKVSNYVDWVEQKTGSSERWTFLDPELER